A part of Octopus sinensis linkage group LG7, ASM634580v1, whole genome shotgun sequence genomic DNA contains:
- the LOC115214280 gene encoding trace amine-associated receptor 2-like, with the protein MLQNDLNITETLDVNALWERQDTMAVFSVLIMVVILFGNGTVVISIIRYQHLRTPTNHFVLTLALTDIMLALSLPYHTVSYVHPFLTKQKYACLWRYISFLLPCGTSQTHVLAITLDRYLSVVHPLHYSSLMSTKKVFIISGLLWLYSSVLGFVPFYWNYWDGHSACNLNIVFPVGYMIILVVQFFFISIIVIILYLKVFAIAKRLQKGILKPNNDITPGPTKKKFKNSRSLLLYGIVVCFFCFLWTPFFTVVLIQMLWFNNNALLIFGRGFTLLGLTTSITNPVTYVFLNKGFHKAYRDMFHLKKKNIFVKKQQGLPHADFIKISSYNGNLQ; encoded by the coding sequence ATGCTACAGAATGATCTGAACATCACTGAAACTTTAGATGTTAATGCATTATGGGAAAGGCAAGACACAATGGCTGTCTTTTCGGTTTTGATCATGGTTGTTATATTGTTTGGAAATGGAACTGTGGTAATATCTATTATAAGATACCAACACCTACGCACCCCTACAAATCACTTTGTTTTAACATTGGCATTAACTGACATCATGCTGGCTTTATCTCTGCCTTACCACACAGTGTCCTATGTACATCCATTCTTAACAAAGCAAAAATATGCTTGCCTCTGGCGATATATCTCCTTCTTGCTTCCTTGTGGTACATCACAGACACATGTGTTGGCTATCACACTGGATCGATATTTATCTGTGGTTCATCCCCTCCATTACAGTTCACTAATGTCCACCAAAAAAGTTTTTATCATTTCTGGATTGCTTTGGCTTTACAGTTCTGTTCTTGGATTTGTACCATTTTACTGGAATTACTGGGATGGTCACAGTGCCTGCAATCTTAACATTGTATTTCCTGTTGGTTATATGATTATTTTAGTAGTGCAGTTTTttttcatcagcatcattgttataatcctttatttaaaagtatttgcaATTGCTAAGAGATTACAGAAAGGCATTCTGAAACCTAATAACGACATTACTCCTGGTCCAACtaagaaaaaattcaagaattCAAGATCACTTCTTTTGTACGGAATAGTGGTTTGCTTTTTCTGCTTTTTATGGACACCATTTTTCACGGTTGTTTTAATACAAATGTTGTGGTTTAACAATAATGCTCTCCTGATATTTGGCAGAGGATTCACATTATTAGGACTTACAACTTCTATAACTAACCCTGTAACTTATGTCTTTTTGAACAAAGGTTTTCATAAAGCATACCGAGACATGTttcatctgaagaaaaaaaatatatttgttaagaagCAGCAAGGCTTACCTCATGCAGACTTCATAAAAATATCTTCATACAATGGAAATTTGCAGTAA